The Microplitis demolitor isolate Queensland-Clemson2020A chromosome 9, iyMicDemo2.1a, whole genome shotgun sequence genomic sequence TTGGACCGTTTGATGACAGGAAATAAATTCCCCACATGTTGCCAAAATGTGCCCATAGTAAAACCAAAAATGGTGGAGATTTAGCCATCGCAGCGACTGGCAACGCtaatttttgtttgctaaCAGACGTTCCTATTTGCTCTCTAATGTAAGATCTTTCATTTTCTGTTATTGTGGGATGAACGTCCGGTGTATCGTAAGCCAGCCAAACCCACAGAAGCCAGAACGCGAGCATCCCACCACTTGTGATGTAAAATGCGGCTTTCCAACCCAGTGCGCTTATTATCAATGAGCAGAGAGTGAATGTTACAAATGCACCAAATGGGCCGCCTTTGTGGAAAGAaatataagttattatttataggttTTGATATATCTTTGGggtaatttactaaatatatcggcgaaatttataatttaggtGTATCGTCAACTGATACCAATCACGGATACtcgcttttaaaaaaaagtttaaataatatttctataaaattaaacgTCAAAATTATTCGTTCCGGAAGTGTGACAGTTAAAGGttcaaattactaaaaataattttaaaaaaaagctatgAAGTATTCATATAATTCGAAATATTGTGAGTTCTACTTATCAattttgatcttttttttataaaataaaatttttgctcaGTACTTACCCTGCATTGTCCAGACAAATCTTCCCTTTTCAACTGGAGGAGCCCATCGTGCTATCATTGCATGTAATGCTGGATATACTGcagactagaaaaaaaaatatattattgataaatataaaaaaaataaagtacttTAATCAGTgtcactatttaaataaaaatgttaacttACACCAGAGAAACCCATTAAGAATCGCAGTACAACAACTACAGACCAATGCCAACCGGCAGCAACTGGCATTAAAAGATTCAGCAATGCTGGTATCAAAGTCGCAtatctgtaataaaaaatttaatttaaacaatcgTTAGTATTTACTTAATAAGAATGTGCAtcattttaatgaatattaatttatttctttaaaaaaaaaacttacgcAACAACTCGGGCACCTCCGAATTTTTCAGCTAACATTCCTGATGGAACACTTGATAATAAAGGACCAACAAAATAAGCAGATAAAACTACTCCTTGAATCTGTTGACTCCATGGATATCTTTCATCGatctaaaaaattcatgtaattattaaatatttttaacaataagaaattgatgaaaattaataaaaaaaaaaaaagataataatcaaaatttttacgtcTGGTATATTTGGTTTCGTTGAATTGAGTAATAAATCAGTACAAAATGGACCTTTGCGACCTTTTTTCACCGACACCATCGCCACAATAGcaattgataaatttgtaCGAATTACATATGAGAACATACATGCTAAAAACATCAAAACTCCGAGGATTGCCCTTTTGGGTATCCtgtctgtaaaaataaattttaaataaaattttatttaattacttaagaacgaaatatatattaagtgtAATAAACATTTTAGTATCAATAACATGAATTATGTAATAAGAATAATGATCGAAATACATGATAAATATTTCAGTTAAGACTACATAAGATTTTATGGtgtcaatataaatattgagatGTAAGgggattttgttttttttctttcatactTGAGTGAACGAACAGAATTGCCCTTGTTGTACTTGTACAGTAAATAGAGacattgtcaaaatttttctcacggctgaacagtaatttttaacagATTAGATTGAAAATCGCTAGATTAGTCCAGTTGAAACTCCGAAATAGAAGACATTCTCGAAGATCGGTGCAAATTTAGATGATTTATGACCCCTCCCACCCCAAATATAAGATACATCCCAGgggttgatgaaaaaaaaataaaatccaataaCATCATAATTACCCCtatactgttaaaaattttctttgaaatttaaatcaaattacttgaaattattaacaaattcaatttatttttaaatcctgaatttcaattagaatttttttttgaataattagttttCAAATACAAGAAAGTTTATAGCAAGACTTGAATAAACCCACAGTCATCAAAAACTAATTGaggtttttaaaaagaaattagttctgtatttttaaagtttttaaaaataaaatccaactcaaaattttattaatgacaaaaaaaaaattgtattttaattaaaaattaaggttttaattttttaattatttgaacaagtcaattatctataattaataaattaaattaaatttccatggcaattatctttgaaaattgaaaaattttttttttttagaactcaaaataaaatatttttgaaaacttattgattactttttttttgttgcataaaagaaataatttttcattataaactcattgaattatttatgaaaaatgactTGATgtttagaaagttttttttttttttttgttttttaaaacaattttttttcatattaaataaaaaaaatttataacatttgAAAATAGATCacacaacaataaaaaataattatgattgaaTGTGCGTGAGAGAATGAAATCACTGTCAAAGTAATTGGAGTCGGAATGTCcatgataaatttaagttaacaGATAACCCTCTTGTATAAATTGAAAGCTTTATATTAATTCATCAATgaattatattcatataaagttattctttaattatcaTAGAAACATTCTTTCagaacttaataataataactccagtatcatatttttttttatttcaattaaagcCAATAACTAATGACAGCAAAACTCCACATTCTTTTctgcattaaaaatttgtgtgaCCGCAATTTGCAAGGAAATTTATATAGTACAATTGTTTTCATACATcaattgatcattttttttttcttcgaacAATTACGATCTTGAAAATTGATCTACACGCTggttaaaatgaataatatgatttaaaagttaataaattttggtcaaggttgattatttataactactgtctttgaaattatattttttatcataaacaTGTTTTTACactgagtaaataaaatattacatacaataatattttatttttacgtagaaatagtcatttttattttaaaaaatttcagttatcaacaataaataatagcagtaataattaatcagcgaataaatatataaaaaacaaaacaaatagAAAAGAATGCAGTAATAACATCAAGGTAATCCGACTGGAATATATTATTGAACTTACACaactgtttaattaaaatttaataatagatagaataatgagaaaaagaattctttttagttcatttttaatttttatactgataaaaaaaaatatattgctaatttcttaataaaaatgttttttaagtaaacaataatattaagtttaaaaattaaatcttaaaactgataataataatagtagtagtagtagtagtagtagtagtagtagtagtagtagtagtagtagtagtagtagtagtagtagtagtagtaatagtagtagtagtagaaataatagcaataataataatgatagtagtagaagtaataataataataatataatttattatttagcagtagctacatatatattaggatgattcagaaaataataaattttatttttttttcaaaacaaacatgttcaaaagtttcgtttagataaaaaaagacgcctgtgaaaattagagctctttatattgatattaagaggttccgcattgcacttttctattttccataagaataacatggaaaaaaattttctttcgtcttccgatttttataaatagctAATGATGCATCATAAGAATAATTGGCcggcatatttttgtaggtaattgaatgctctacaaaaaaagtttcttatcattttttgacaaatctatttgttcaaaagttattttaggtTAAAGTCGAAttcacaataaattttgagatctttttacttttccggcgaaactgtcagacatattaaaaaatatcatgggaccttttttgtagacaattttattttctagaagttattttcataaagttttttcgaattccgcatttttttctcattctttttattttaatgtcaagctcttaaagtcgatcagaaaactatttctTTTATGAGCTTGacccatgaaattttttgtattataaaatgaaaacaaaaattttttaggcgagaaaaaaatttttaaaccaaaaaaaatttttgtcttcaattcataatacccaatatttcttgcgccaagaaattttttttttctgtgtatatattttcgaTTCCATAAATTGCTaaaaatcataacaataaCTTTGTATACTTCTCATTACATCTAAATTAGTCAACTTCAATtcacaatcatttttttatcaaatcttaccatcttttgttttttttttaagttaaatttgaatttaatcagAATCTCTTAGTTTTTGTCTTATTTGACATcttattatacaaaaaaaatcctttagttaattgttttttccgCAGTCTTCGTTCTCTTTATTATTGCTACCAAGTTCCCTTTGTTTCTAGTATCATAATTATGActagaattataaatttctctaCTTAAATACTGTGGAATTATTCGATTAATCAGTTTATAAACTAATATgcaaacattattttattctttggTCAATAGACATAAAGCATAAGGCGTCCATCATACTCAATatataacagtaataataataataacatgagtcttattaaaacaaaataataatttaaataaatgatatttcaaatataattatcattgataattatttcattaaaaaatcattatattcTAATAGACATAACGAGAATATATCAATCACGGTTTTTAAAAACAGCGAggaataattaacaaattaatattatcaataaccTTTGAGTATTAACCATTAGAAAAACATCTTTGTAatcttatcaaatttaaaaatctaagatatctttttaTAACTGTCTTGTAGACACGGTTTGTATTAAGAAGTcatgtatgttttttttaacacacacacaaaaaaataaataaatgaactatataaattaagaaacgacaagtaatataataatagttatcagtaaatattatcattaaaaatagtattctttaatttaaaatgaaaatgtcGATGACTGTAAggtaaatatcaaaattaattgtctATGCCGGAAAAATTGATGTTTAAACGTTAAAAATcgtaactaaattaaaaatttattgattggaatattaaaattttctatattgaCACCCAAGTTccgggttataatttcaaacactaatttttaaaatttctttttttccgtgcgtattaaaacttttttcaaaaataaatttcataatattctatttcaaataattttattatttctattctgtaactttttaaaaatttttcgttcaaaaataaaaaataaaaatatttaaaaaaatgatccaTTGGTTTCTATCTAATTtccattcattttaaatttcaaattaaaataaaaaaaaataataaaaacattgcattaaaaaaaaaaaaaaatattttcaatgtttctagtatgaaaaatagttaataaatatgaataaatttgaattatttataattacataaaagaAACCTTGGACTTACCATTTAGCCAGgccattttttaattcctaGTTTACTAATGgcaaagtttaattatttatttatttttttttaaacaactttAGATAATAACACAGCACAATAACAATACTATGAAATTAAACCAAATTGTATTGACAAGAGACCGTTATTATTTTCCCTTTAATGTTGTACTGACAACGGTATCCGGTTTACTGAGTTAAATCAGTCTGTAGTGATAGCAATGATTATTTGAACTTATGTTGCGTCATACCGCTGAATGCTCATCACactttactattttattcCCGACACTTGCAACGACTTttgcattaatattaaaactaatgcagctgattaattttaataattttttatcgccGCTTATTTGTTGTTTCGTTGTAAGCAATCACTTGCACCTTGTACACAATATTTTAGCCAGATGATACTGCAACagaaaacataaataacataaataagttTGAATTCTAAATTTAAGGTTTGTATGTTACAACAGATCAACAGATCAGCAAAGTTGCATAAGGTCCAGTTTGTCTCTACGTCATTATTTGCGCGACTTACATTCAAGATTTATAGTTTAcgctttttatttattcattaatcaGGACAATTGATAAATAGAGTTATTAGatgtgttaataataaaactcgacattaatatttaagtacAGTTGAAAGATTCTTTTAAGTTTATGAAtactacaaaaatttaatcataaaataaagtttcttttttaaaatatcatatatatttaaatcatagatatgtatatatttatttttaaatatttcctcAAATAGAGTATTGatgacacaaaaatttttctgttttgtCATCAGTTTTCTTTTAGCAAAATAATGAagtgtaaatcatttatatgaagacataacaaaaaataaatgaaaaaaatatatcatgtaTTATTCCGAAGATTATAGATAAGTATCATAATTATGTAGTatgaatataatttgaaattagtatttatacagttggtaattaaatgaataattaaaatagcaaaactcttttttttttaaatatattttagtgatTTAAAACTACTAATAgtggtataaaaaattaccctatcaaaaaaatccatgtgggATTGCATGGGAACCCATAGGAATTCATATAGAAAAGTATGGCTTTATGTAAGAATCCATAGGAATTAATATAGGAGtgtatggatttatataagaatccgTGTAGGAAACTGTGGGTACCTGGATCCCCATGTAGGAACTTGACATAGAAATTTGGATGTATGGATTTCTTTGTGGTAAATTTATACAGGAAATTTGGGTTTCTATATAAGTAATTTCCATAGAATCCGGGATATCTGGATTTCTATGTCTATTGTCTATTAATACACgaatatgaataaaagaacAGATTAATACTCTATAGAAAACTATATGAGAATCCATCCGAAAACACCATGTAGGAACCCACATAGGAATCTAGGCtgaattcccatatggattttttcCTATACTTTCAATTCCCTATGTCGAATTTCTATTCGGCAATCCAGGCGCTTAGTTTCTTATGTGGATTTCCGTCACGGGAATTCACGTATTCAGTTTCCTATATGAATTTCCCATATGGCAATTCAGGTACCCACAATTTTCTATGTGGATTTCCCATATAAGGATCTCGATACCTATGGTTTTCTATATGGATTCTTGATATAATTCCATACACTCCTAAATTAATTCCTGTAGATTCTTCCATAAATCTATACTTTTCTATACAGATTC encodes the following:
- the LOC103573598 gene encoding vesicular glutamate transporter 1, translating into MAWLNDRIPKRAILGVLMFLACMFSYVIRTNLSIAIVAMVSVKKGRKGPFCTDLLLNSTKPNIPDIDERYPWSQQIQGVVLSAYFVGPLLSSVPSGMLAEKFGGARVVAYATLIPALLNLLMPVAAGWHWSVVVVLRFLMGFSGSAVYPALHAMIARWAPPVEKGRFVWTMQGGPFGAFVTFTLCSLIISALGWKAAFYITSGGMLAFWLLWVWLAYDTPDVHPTITENERSYIREQIGTSVSKQKLALPVAAMAKSPPFLVLLWAHFGNMWGIYFLSSNGPKYTLEILGLDMSSGGFLTGLPYIARLGAGAMFAAFGDFIRKRNILSVLWIRKLFMIFSHVGPGVSLLIMTYVECNAFAAIAMMILALALNGAACQTSLQNHQDLAPNFAGSLYGVMNVFGSVPGFIIPAAVGALTNHHNGVDEWRWMFWISAIVFFSATVLFWIFGSASIQPWNDTSKIVSLNNPDEEKKINEVNGKEIVQSDEEENERL